From a region of the Cucumis sativus cultivar 9930 chromosome 6, Cucumber_9930_V3, whole genome shotgun sequence genome:
- the LOC105435852 gene encoding uncharacterized protein LOC105435852 — protein MSRQNNNGAESVAITIDTTDDTGHEKNKMMNNNNWMREDTDFLMVVTTFIATVAFQIGTNPPGGVWQEDDKQGKYFAGKSIMATKSPSDFIGFLVTITACFVFSAMQFAVLFLKKWPVGAKNWSFSRFILYSTMGLAVSSMGFAYGCSVRAYTPDSEENTLFVISFITMLGFPISLAAISIYLQYFSKSSSS, from the coding sequence ATGTCAAGACAGAACAATAATGGAGCTGAATCAGTAGCAATAACAATAGACACAACAGACGATACAGGTCATGAGAAGAACAAGATGATGAACAACAATAATTGGATGAGAGAAGACACAGATTTCCTAATGGTAGTAACGACATTCATTGCAACCGTAGCATTTCAAATCGGGACGAACCCGCCGGGTGGCGTATGGCAAGAAGACGATAAACAGGGAAAGTACTTTGCTGGGAAATCCATAATGGCTACAAAATCTCCTTCTGATTTCATTGGATTTTTGGTAACAATTACAGCTTGCTTTGTGTTTTCAGCAATGCAATTCGCTGTTCTGTTCCTTAAGAAATGGCCAGTTGGTGCCAAAAATTGGTCATTTTCAAGGTTCATTCTTTATTCAACTATGGGATTGGCCGTTTCTTCCATGGGATTTGCTTATGGATGCTCTGTTAGAGCTTACACACCTGACTCAGAGGAAAATactctttttgttatttcttttattactatGTTGGGATTTCCTATTAGTTTGGCTGccatttcaatttatttacaataCTTTAGtaaatcttcatcttcttaa
- the LOC101208889 gene encoding PHD finger protein ALFIN-LIKE 4 isoform X2 — MDGGAPYNPRTVEEVFRDFKGRRAGLIKALTTDVEEFYQQCDPEKENLCLYGFPSEQWEVNLPAEEVPPELPEPALGINFARDGMQEKDWLSLVAVHSDVWLLSVAFYFGARFGFDKTDRKRLFNMINDLPTIFEVVTGTAKKQRSSEPQIKTTKAVQSKDEEEEGGLEEEEEEEHGETLCGACGENYASDEFWICCDICEKWFHGKCVKITPARAEHIKQYKCPSCSNKRIRP, encoded by the exons ATGGACGGCGGTGCTCCGTACAATCCACGTACTGTGGAAGAGGTGTTTAGGGATTTCAAGGGCCGTAGAGCTGGTTTAATCAAAGCTCTCACTACTG ATGTTGAAGAGTTCTACCAGCAATGTGATCCTG agaaagaaaatctttgcCTTTATGGATTTCCGAGTGAGCAATGGGAAGTCAATTTACCTGCGGAAGAGGTGCCGCCAGAGCTCCCAGAACCTGCACTTGGCATAAATTTTGCTAGAGACGGGATGCAAGAAAAGGACTGGCTATCCTTGGTTGCGGTTCATAGTGATGTTTGGCTTCTCTCTGTGGCATTTTATTTTGGAGCTAGGTTTGGGTTTGATAAGACAGATAG GAAGCGTCTATTTAATATGATAAACGATCTTCCAACAATATTTGAAGTGGTGACAGGGACAGCCAAAAAACAA CGGAGTTCTGAACCTCAAATAAAAACTACCAAAGCTGTTCAGTCGAAGGACGAGGAAGAGGAAGGCGgcttggaagaagaagaagaggaagaacaCGGAGAAACACTTTGCGGAGCTTGTGGAGAGAATTATGCATCAGACGAGTTCTGGATTTGCTGTGACATATGTGAGAAATGGTTTCATGGGAAATGTGTGAAGATCACTCCGGCAAGAGCCGAGCACATTAAGCAGTACAAATGTCCTTCTTGCAGCAACAAGAGAATCCGACCCTGA
- the LOC101204064 gene encoding ankyrin repeat-containing protein ITN1: MAESRREKLNEAAIEGNVTTLLELLQQDQLLLTRLNYLNDFKETPLHVASLLGHLTFVHELLKRIPRLAKELDSRGCSALHFAAAEGFLDIVKILVRVDPDMCSICNQDGMNPIHLAAMRGRIDVLAELVRVRPTAARTAVDGGGTVLHLCVKYNQLEALKMLIETIGVKDRDNGFINSQDNYGFTILHLAVSNKQLQTVKYLINNNTKIQVNAKTSNGFTALDILSQSHRDLKDMDIAETLTAAKAVRTTNKKPPPPPPSSSNCVEKNKRTGLRWAFSALFHGGDWWFPNETSEWLMKQESLMVVASLIATMAFQAGLSPPGGVWGDDSPGAGTSVMAAKAEETYQKYLVANSIGFMTSFIAIVMILVGLPKKRIFMRFLIMTMCAAVCSMAFTYGYSISFFTPVSPGISPAPSPQPFQAGSVTDAGYKPKSVISWISVIVAIVVTSSMGVFLIGKLFYVHSRENKSTEHPDSPL; encoded by the exons ATGGCAGAAAGTAGAAGAGAGAAGCTTAATGAAGCCGCCATTGAAGGAAACGTAACAACCTTGTTAGAGTTGCTCCAACAAGATCAACTCTTGTTAACCAGACTCAATTACCTCAACGACTTTAAGGAGACTCCACTGCACGTGGCTTCTCTTCTTGGTCACCTCACATTTGTTCATGAGCTTCTCAAGCGAATCCCTCGGCTGGCCAAGGAGTTGGATTCTCGCGGTTGTTCCGCCCTCCATTTCGCCGCTGCTGAGGGCTTTTTAGACATTGTCAAGATTCTGGTGCGAGTTGATCCTGATATGTGTTCTATATGCAATCAAGATGGCATGAACCCTATTCATCTAGCCGCCATGAGAGGCCGGATTGATGTCTTGGCTGAGCTCGTTCGAGTCAGACCCACAGCCGCTCGAACTGCCGTGGACGGCGGTGGAACGGTGTTGCATTTGTGTGTTAAGTATAATCAGCTTGAAGCTCTGAAGATGTTGATTGAAACTATTGGAGTGAAAGACAGAGACAATGGGTTTATTAATAGTCAAGATAATTATGGGTTCACTATCCTTCATTTAGCAGTCTCCAACAAACAACTTCag ACGGTGAAATATCTAATCAACAACAATACAAAAATCCAAGTAAATGCAAAAACCTCAAATGGGTTTACAGCTCTTGACATTCTATCTCAAAGCCATAGAGATTTAAAGGACATGGACATTGCAGAGACTCTCACCGCCGCCAAAGCCGTCcgaacaacaaacaaaaaaccgccgccgccgccgccgtcGTCTTCTAATTGTGtcgagaaaaacaaaaggacGGGGCTTAGATGGGCCTTTTCAGCTTTATTCCACGGTGGCGATTGGTGGTTTCCGAACGAAACAAGCGAGTGGCTAATGAAGCAAGAATCACTAATGGTTGTAGCATCCCTAATTGCAACAATGGCTTTTCAAGCCGGTTTGAGCCCTCCCGGTGGCGTTTGGGGTGACGATTCACCGGGAGCCGGAACGTCGGTGATGGCAGCAAAAGCCGAAGAAACATACCAGAAGTATCTTGTGGCTAACTCAATTGGGTTCATGACTTCGTTCATTGCAATTGTGATGATTCTTGTTGGGTTGCCTAAGAAACGTATTTTCATGAGGTTTTTGATTATGACAATGTGCGCTGCTGTGTGTTCCATGGCTTTCACTTATGGATATTCCATAAGTTTTTTCACTCCAGTATCACCCGGTATTTCTCCTGCACCCTCTCCACAACCTTTTCAAGCTGGTTCCGTTACCGATGCAGGTTATAAGCCGAAGTCCGTCATCTCTTGGATTTCGGTCATTGTTGCTATAGTGGTGACTTCTTCCATGGGGGTTTTCTTGATCGGGAAGCTCTTTTACGTTCATTCTCGTGAAAATAAATCTACCGAACACCCTGATTCGCCGctatga
- the LOC101203818 gene encoding ankyrin repeat-containing protein ITN1: protein MATLENKLQEAAMSGNLEKIIELLQQSLRLIDTVGPDNPPPHDFANFPDRILQQKPHLTRVLDSKGSCPLHLAAAEGHVEIVRLLLQVDSHTCLFRNADGWNPLQLAAINGHVDVLKELVRERPDAARARTVVDGGGNALHLCVKNNQLEALKVLVVDAVGFINEKDDFGCSILQLAVSNKQTETIKFLVNTNGMELNDLFQSNKEENASTTGEVPGAIVPSPTSHFDRKNSFSKQQKMRQREALMVVASVVATMAFQAAINPPNGLWKDAEKSTIHPHRFVAFVSSITFSFVFSIIELFLLVSDYPSTIPLFLRFLWLAKILSIGGMAVAYLIAIMCLS, encoded by the exons ATGGCAACCTTAGAAAACAAGCTTCAAGAAGCAGCAATGTCAGGCAACCTAGAAAAGATAATAGAACTGCTTCAACAATCCCTTCGTCTTATCGATACAGTCGGACCCGATAATCCACCGCCTCACGATTTCGCCAATTTCCCTGACCGGATTCTTCAACAGAAGCCTCACCTGACTCGAGTGTTGGACTCAAAGGGATCATGCCCCCTTCACTTAGCAGCTGCAGAGGGCCATGTCGAAATAGTGAGGCTTTTGCTGCAAGTCGACTCTCATACGTGTTTGTTTCGCAATGCAGATGGCTGGAATCCTCTTCAACTTGCTGCCATAAATGGCCATGTTGATGTCTTGAAAGAGCTCGTTCGTGAAAGGCCGGATGCTGCTCGAGCTCGAACGGTTGTCGACGGTGGGGGAAACGCCTTGCATTTGTGTGTGAAGAACAACCAGTTGGAAGCTTTGAAGGTGTTGGTTGTTGATGCTGTAggttttattaatgaaaaggATGATTTTGGATGCTCTATACTTCAATTAGCTGTCTCTAACAAACAGACTGAG ACGATAAAATTTTTGGTGAACACAAATGGAATGGAACTAAATGACCTGTTCCAgagcaacaaagaagaaaacgCCTCGACCACAGGGGAGGTACCCGGCGCCATAGTGCCATCGCCCACCAGCCATTTTGACAGGAAAAATAGCTTCAGCAAGCAGCAGAAGATGAGACAGAGAGAGGCACTAATGGTGGTGGCGTCGGTAGTGGCGACGATGGCATTTCAGGCTGCCATCAACCCTCCTAATGGCTTATGGAAGGATGCAGAAAAATCGACGATACACCCTCATCGATTCGTGGCCTTCGTTTCTTCCATCACTTTCAGTTTTGTGTTCTCcattattgaattatttttgctCGTTAGTGATTATCCCTCCACCATTCCTCTTTTCTTGAGATTTCTTTGGCTTGCAAAGATCTTGTCCATTGGAGGCATGGCTGTGGCATATTTGATTGCAATTATGTGTTTGTCTTAA
- the LOC101208403 gene encoding uncharacterized protein LOC101208403 has translation MSKAGAKNEEATVVSIDTASENKKDREEKNSGWMKPGDVDFVMVVVTFIAAVAFQVGINPPGSVWQEDKNGFTAGKSIMASKSPSEYKKFMAGVTLCLGFSLIQLCVMLFRWYLKSYSVRRMIMYILMLCTIAPMIVSFWASVKALTPDEKLMSEITATIWSILGVYLISLPIILLYYLVKTFL, from the exons ATGTCAAAAGCAGGGGCAAAGAATGAAGAGGCAACAGTAGTATCTATAGATACTGcaagtgaaaataaaaaggatagAGAAGAGAAGAACAGTGGTTGGATGAAACCAGGAGATGTGGATTTTGTAATG GTTGTCGTAACATTCATCGCAGCCGTGGCATTCCAAGTAGGAATAAACCCACCGGGCAGTGTATGGCAGGAGGACAAGAATGGGTTTACTGCAGGTAAATCAATAATGGCATCAAAATCACCTTCGGAATACAAGAAATTCATGGCGGGAGTGACACTATGTCTTGGATTTTCATTGATCCAGTTATGTGTGATGTTATTCAGATGGTATCTCAAAAGTTATTCAGTTAGGAGAATGATTATGTACATACTGATGCTGTGTACAATAGCGCCAATGATTGTTTCGTTTTGGGCCTCTGTTAAAGCTTTGACACCTGATGAAAAACTAATGTCTGAGATCACTGCTACCATATGGTCTATTTTGGGAGTCTATCTTATAAGTCTCCCAATTATTCTTCTATACTACCTAGTCAAGACGTTCTTGTGA
- the LOC101208889 gene encoding PHD finger protein ALFIN-LIKE 4 isoform X1, protein MDGGAPYNPRTVEEVFRDFKGRRAGLIKALTTDVEEFYQQCDPEKENLCLYGFPSEQWEVNLPAEEVPPELPEPALGINFARDGMQEKDWLSLVAVHSDVWLLSVAFYFGARFGFDKTDRKRLFNMINDLPTIFEVVTGTAKKQVKDKSSVSNHSSNKSKSNSKRSSEPQIKTTKAVQSKDEEEEGGLEEEEEEEHGETLCGACGENYASDEFWICCDICEKWFHGKCVKITPARAEHIKQYKCPSCSNKRIRP, encoded by the exons ATGGACGGCGGTGCTCCGTACAATCCACGTACTGTGGAAGAGGTGTTTAGGGATTTCAAGGGCCGTAGAGCTGGTTTAATCAAAGCTCTCACTACTG ATGTTGAAGAGTTCTACCAGCAATGTGATCCTG agaaagaaaatctttgcCTTTATGGATTTCCGAGTGAGCAATGGGAAGTCAATTTACCTGCGGAAGAGGTGCCGCCAGAGCTCCCAGAACCTGCACTTGGCATAAATTTTGCTAGAGACGGGATGCAAGAAAAGGACTGGCTATCCTTGGTTGCGGTTCATAGTGATGTTTGGCTTCTCTCTGTGGCATTTTATTTTGGAGCTAGGTTTGGGTTTGATAAGACAGATAG GAAGCGTCTATTTAATATGATAAACGATCTTCCAACAATATTTGAAGTGGTGACAGGGACAGCCAAAAAACAAGTTAAGGATAAATCATCAGTTTCAAATCATAGCAGtaataaatctaaatcaaattcaaag CGGAGTTCTGAACCTCAAATAAAAACTACCAAAGCTGTTCAGTCGAAGGACGAGGAAGAGGAAGGCGgcttggaagaagaagaagaggaagaacaCGGAGAAACACTTTGCGGAGCTTGTGGAGAGAATTATGCATCAGACGAGTTCTGGATTTGCTGTGACATATGTGAGAAATGGTTTCATGGGAAATGTGTGAAGATCACTCCGGCAAGAGCCGAGCACATTAAGCAGTACAAATGTCCTTCTTGCAGCAACAAGAGAATCCGACCCTGA